The proteins below are encoded in one region of Struthio camelus isolate bStrCam1 chromosome 11, bStrCam1.hap1, whole genome shotgun sequence:
- the ZBTB33 gene encoding transcriptional regulator Kaiso isoform X1, translating into MEERAEAVPGMEDKKLISATDTQYSSVLLQSLNEQRGRGLFCDVTVIVEDRKFRAHRNILSASSTYFHQLFSVAGQVVELSFVRAEIFAEILNYIYSSRIIRVRSDLLDELIKSGQLLGVKFIADLGVPPSEGKSMPSEAKDGASETVTSSPGQKDAQTQVPAARQGSREVTGGMPVITESFSLHGIQYETTKITVSDSDDEDDDVIFCSEIVPPKECTKDTSAATQNQPCPSPAGVSDQKSCGSGGSPLPTSSTATQKVTSSANQLSPNQTQSSAESPVSSTPQHLTPNIILLNQAPLNASPSISSSHQTNVPPTINLLEENQQPSKKESLPEMEATAVDDDEEDVEDDDDIISSSSPGSVSSNSLVQQPSTPKAATSEGSGVQKKQVVTFAREPSSKPGEFKIKISDVLTGNNKEFTAGIASKHVAEGQKIITLDTATEIEGLSTGCKVYANIGEDTYDIVIPVKDDPEEGEAKLDETPRTSGDDSPSRKRMKVKHDDHYELIVDGRVYYICIVCKRSYVCLTSLRRHFNVHSWEKKYPCRYCDKVFPLAEYRTKHEIHHTGERRYQCLTCGKSFINYQVMASHIRSVHSQDPSGDAKLYRLHPCRSLQIRQYAYITDRSSSIPVINEDGIVYHVDTGKDGAEGTTSNPPAKQMTWDDIFIPQGNEAIFKQNPSEGSTEFEFVIPESY; encoded by the exons aTGGAGGAGCGGGCGGAGGCCGTGCCAG gAATGGAGGACAAGAAACTGATTTCTGCAACAGACACACAATATTCTAGCGTGCTCCTTCAGTCTTTGAATGAACAACGTGGCCGTGGACTTTTTTGTGATGTTACTGTCATTGTAGAGGACCGGAAATTTCGAGCCCACAGAAACATCCTTTCTGCCTCAAGCACATATTTTCACCAGCTTTTCTCAGTGGCTGGGCAAGTGGTTGAACTGAGCTTTGTAAGAGCAGAAATTTTTGCAGAAATACTTAACTATATTTACAGTTCCAGAATAATCCGTGTTCGATCAGATTTGCTCGATGAATTGATTAAATCAGGGCAACTATTGGGTGTTAAATTCATAGCTGATCTGGGTGTACCGCCGTCTGAAGGAAAAAGCATGCCAAGTGAAGCCAAAGACGGTGCTTCAGAAACTGTAACTTCTAGCCCGGGTCAAAAGGATGCTCAAACACAGGTACCTGCAGCACGGCAAGGGAGTCGAGAGGTAACGGGTGGGATGCCAGTTATAACAGAATCATTCTCCCTACATGGCATACAATATGAGACTACAAAAATTACAGTGAGTGATTcagatgatgaagatgatgatgtcATCTTTTGCTCCGAGATTGTTCCCCCGAAAGAATGTACTAAAGATACCAGTGCTGCAACCCAGAACCAGCCTTGCCCAAGTCCAGCTGGAGTTTCTGACCAAAAATCATGTGGCAGCGGTGGCTCTCCCCTTCCTACCAGCAGCACAGCAACTCAAAAAGTCACTTCATCTGCCAATCAACTAAGTCCAAACCAAACACAATCAAGTGCCGAATCACCTGTCTCTTCGACTCCACAGCATTTGACTCCCAATATCATTTTGCTAAACCAGGCTCCACTTAATGCATCACCCAGCATCAGCTCCTCGCATCAAACAAATGTGCCCCCTACAATTAATTTGCTTGAGGAGAATCAGCAGCCGTCTAAGAAAGAGTCCTTACCTGAAATGGAAGCAACTGCTGTTGATGATGATGAGGAAGATgttgaagatgatgatgatatcATTAGCTCCTCTAGTCCTGGCTCAGTCAGCAGTAACTCTTTGGTTCAGCAGCCTTCTACACCCAAGGCAGCAACCTCTGAAGGTTCAGGCGTACAGAAAAAACAAGTCGTTACATTTGCACGAGAGCCGTCTTCTAAACCCggagaattcaaaataaaaatctcagatgTTCTTACTGGAAACAACAAGGAATTTACTGCAGGTATAGCATCAAAACATGTGGCAGAAGGGCAGAAAATCATAACCTTGGATACAGCCACTGAAATAGAAGGCTTATCCACAGGTTGTAAGGTTTATGCAAATATTGGTGAGGATACATATGACATAGTCATTCCTGTGAAGGATGATCCTGAGGAAGGAGAGGCCAAACTCGATGAAACGCCTAGAACATCCGGTGATGATTCTCCAAGCAGGAAACGCATGAAAGTAAAGCATGATGACCATTACGAGCTCATAGTGGACGGGAGGGTCTACTACATTTGCATTGTATGTAAGAGATCCTATGTATGTCTGACAAGTTTACGGAGACATTTTAACGTTCATTCGTGGGAGAAGAAGTATCCGTGTCGATACTGTGACAAAGTTTTCCCTCTGGCAGAATACCGTACAAAGCATGAAATTCACCACACTGGTGAGCGAAGGTACCAGTGCTTGACGTGTGGCAAATCTTTCATCAACTACCAAGTTATGGCCTCACACATAAGATCAGTTCACAGTCAAGACCCTTCTGGAGATGCCAAGCTTTACCGTTTGCATCCTTGCAGGTCTCTGCAGATCAGACAATATGCATATATTACTGATCGTTCAAGCAGTATACCTGTAATAAACGAGGATGGAATTGTTTATCATGTTGACACAGGAAAGGATGGTGCTGAAGGAACGACATCTAATCCTCCAGCCAAACAAATGACCTGGGATGATATTTTCATTCCGCAGGGAAATGaagcaatttttaaacaaaatccatCGGAGGGAAGTACTGAATTTGAATTTGTAATACCAGAGTCTTACTGA
- the ZBTB33 gene encoding transcriptional regulator Kaiso isoform X2, translated as MEDKKLISATDTQYSSVLLQSLNEQRGRGLFCDVTVIVEDRKFRAHRNILSASSTYFHQLFSVAGQVVELSFVRAEIFAEILNYIYSSRIIRVRSDLLDELIKSGQLLGVKFIADLGVPPSEGKSMPSEAKDGASETVTSSPGQKDAQTQVPAARQGSREVTGGMPVITESFSLHGIQYETTKITVSDSDDEDDDVIFCSEIVPPKECTKDTSAATQNQPCPSPAGVSDQKSCGSGGSPLPTSSTATQKVTSSANQLSPNQTQSSAESPVSSTPQHLTPNIILLNQAPLNASPSISSSHQTNVPPTINLLEENQQPSKKESLPEMEATAVDDDEEDVEDDDDIISSSSPGSVSSNSLVQQPSTPKAATSEGSGVQKKQVVTFAREPSSKPGEFKIKISDVLTGNNKEFTAGIASKHVAEGQKIITLDTATEIEGLSTGCKVYANIGEDTYDIVIPVKDDPEEGEAKLDETPRTSGDDSPSRKRMKVKHDDHYELIVDGRVYYICIVCKRSYVCLTSLRRHFNVHSWEKKYPCRYCDKVFPLAEYRTKHEIHHTGERRYQCLTCGKSFINYQVMASHIRSVHSQDPSGDAKLYRLHPCRSLQIRQYAYITDRSSSIPVINEDGIVYHVDTGKDGAEGTTSNPPAKQMTWDDIFIPQGNEAIFKQNPSEGSTEFEFVIPESY; from the coding sequence ATGGAGGACAAGAAACTGATTTCTGCAACAGACACACAATATTCTAGCGTGCTCCTTCAGTCTTTGAATGAACAACGTGGCCGTGGACTTTTTTGTGATGTTACTGTCATTGTAGAGGACCGGAAATTTCGAGCCCACAGAAACATCCTTTCTGCCTCAAGCACATATTTTCACCAGCTTTTCTCAGTGGCTGGGCAAGTGGTTGAACTGAGCTTTGTAAGAGCAGAAATTTTTGCAGAAATACTTAACTATATTTACAGTTCCAGAATAATCCGTGTTCGATCAGATTTGCTCGATGAATTGATTAAATCAGGGCAACTATTGGGTGTTAAATTCATAGCTGATCTGGGTGTACCGCCGTCTGAAGGAAAAAGCATGCCAAGTGAAGCCAAAGACGGTGCTTCAGAAACTGTAACTTCTAGCCCGGGTCAAAAGGATGCTCAAACACAGGTACCTGCAGCACGGCAAGGGAGTCGAGAGGTAACGGGTGGGATGCCAGTTATAACAGAATCATTCTCCCTACATGGCATACAATATGAGACTACAAAAATTACAGTGAGTGATTcagatgatgaagatgatgatgtcATCTTTTGCTCCGAGATTGTTCCCCCGAAAGAATGTACTAAAGATACCAGTGCTGCAACCCAGAACCAGCCTTGCCCAAGTCCAGCTGGAGTTTCTGACCAAAAATCATGTGGCAGCGGTGGCTCTCCCCTTCCTACCAGCAGCACAGCAACTCAAAAAGTCACTTCATCTGCCAATCAACTAAGTCCAAACCAAACACAATCAAGTGCCGAATCACCTGTCTCTTCGACTCCACAGCATTTGACTCCCAATATCATTTTGCTAAACCAGGCTCCACTTAATGCATCACCCAGCATCAGCTCCTCGCATCAAACAAATGTGCCCCCTACAATTAATTTGCTTGAGGAGAATCAGCAGCCGTCTAAGAAAGAGTCCTTACCTGAAATGGAAGCAACTGCTGTTGATGATGATGAGGAAGATgttgaagatgatgatgatatcATTAGCTCCTCTAGTCCTGGCTCAGTCAGCAGTAACTCTTTGGTTCAGCAGCCTTCTACACCCAAGGCAGCAACCTCTGAAGGTTCAGGCGTACAGAAAAAACAAGTCGTTACATTTGCACGAGAGCCGTCTTCTAAACCCggagaattcaaaataaaaatctcagatgTTCTTACTGGAAACAACAAGGAATTTACTGCAGGTATAGCATCAAAACATGTGGCAGAAGGGCAGAAAATCATAACCTTGGATACAGCCACTGAAATAGAAGGCTTATCCACAGGTTGTAAGGTTTATGCAAATATTGGTGAGGATACATATGACATAGTCATTCCTGTGAAGGATGATCCTGAGGAAGGAGAGGCCAAACTCGATGAAACGCCTAGAACATCCGGTGATGATTCTCCAAGCAGGAAACGCATGAAAGTAAAGCATGATGACCATTACGAGCTCATAGTGGACGGGAGGGTCTACTACATTTGCATTGTATGTAAGAGATCCTATGTATGTCTGACAAGTTTACGGAGACATTTTAACGTTCATTCGTGGGAGAAGAAGTATCCGTGTCGATACTGTGACAAAGTTTTCCCTCTGGCAGAATACCGTACAAAGCATGAAATTCACCACACTGGTGAGCGAAGGTACCAGTGCTTGACGTGTGGCAAATCTTTCATCAACTACCAAGTTATGGCCTCACACATAAGATCAGTTCACAGTCAAGACCCTTCTGGAGATGCCAAGCTTTACCGTTTGCATCCTTGCAGGTCTCTGCAGATCAGACAATATGCATATATTACTGATCGTTCAAGCAGTATACCTGTAATAAACGAGGATGGAATTGTTTATCATGTTGACACAGGAAAGGATGGTGCTGAAGGAACGACATCTAATCCTCCAGCCAAACAAATGACCTGGGATGATATTTTCATTCCGCAGGGAAATGaagcaatttttaaacaaaatccatCGGAGGGAAGTACTGAATTTGAATTTGTAATACCAGAGTCTTACTGA
- the NKAP gene encoding NF-kappa-B-activating protein, with protein MAPVSRSRSPSHSPASRRRRSGSRGSSASPSLPRASRAPRAASPERRGRRSRERGGGLKRSGPRRSRSWSRSRSRTPGGARAAAHHGHGHHHGHGGAAWPDYYEKEKEELARQRRLNERERIGELGAPEVWGLSPKVPDPDSDEHTPVEDEEAKSKSSSSDSSSEEEKKKKKKKRKKKKQKASKRKRRKHSEDSDSESESDLDSSDEDKKKSKRKKKKHRKKKYKKKKNKKSRKESSDSSSEDSDGETFQGEDLWIERSKNTEADSLIGPEAPKTHASQDDRPLNYGHALLPGEGAAMAEYVKAGKRIPRRGEIGLTSEEIASFESSGYVMSGSRHRRMEAVRLRKENQIYSADEKRALASFNQEERRKRENKILASFREMVYRKTKGKEDK; from the exons ATGGCGCCGGTGTCGCGCTCCCGcagcccgtcccactcgccggcctcccggcgccgccgcagcGGCAGCCgcggctcctcggccagcccgtCGCTGCCGCGGGcgagccgggcgccgcgggccgccagccccgagcggcgcggccgccgctcccgcgagcgcggcggcggcctgaAGCGGTCGGGCCCGCGGCGGAGCCGCAGCTGGTCCCGGTCGCGGTCCCGCACCCCCGGCggggcgcgcgccgccgcgcACCACGGGCACGGGCACCACCACGGGCACGGCGGCGCGGCCTGGCCCGACTACTacgagaaggagaaggaggagctcgCGCGGCAGAG GAGGCTGAACGAGAGGGAGAGGATCGGAGAGCTCGGGGCGCCCGAAGTCTGGGGGCTTTCCCCAAAGGTGCCTGACCCCGA TTCTGATGAACATACTCCTGTAGAAGATGAAGAGGCAAAATCTAAGAGCAGTTCTTCAGATTCCAGCTCAGAAG aagagaaaaagaaaaagaagaagaaaagaaagaagaaaaagcaaaaggcatcCAAAAGAAAACGGAGGAAACATTCTGAGGACAGCGACAGTGAGTCAGAGTCAGACTTGGACTCTAGTG atgaagataaaaagaaaagcaaaaggaagaaaaagaagcacagaaa AAAGaagtataagaaaaagaaaaataaaaagagcaggaaggaaTCCAGTGATTCAAGTAGTGAAGATTCTGATGGTGAAACATTTCAAGGAGAAGATCTCTGGATTGAGAGATCAA AAAATACGGAAGCTGATAGCCTCATTGGACCAGAAGCTCCCAAAACACATGCGTCTCAAGATGACAGACCTCTTAA CTATGGACATGCCCTGCTGCCTGGTGAAGGCGCAGCAATGGCAGAGTATGTAAAAGCGGGAAAACGTATACCACGGAGAGGTGAAATCGGCTTGACCAGTGAAGAGATTGCATCGTTCGAGAGCTCTGGCTATGTAATGAGCGGTAGCAG ACATCGCCGAATGGAAGCTGTGCGTCTACGAAAAGAGAACCAGATTTACAGCGCAGATGAAAAGAGAGCTCTGGCATCCTTCaaccaggaggagagaaggaaacgAGAGAATAAGATCCTTGCAAGCTTTCGAGAGATGGTCTACAGGAAGACTAAGGGCAAAGAagacaaataa
- the AKAP14 gene encoding A-kinase anchor protein 14, translating to MDKGEEDGAIKEKARVFIESVISDAKEYHLDLQKKEKEAEYVSKNIEWTTCKKFTVERGQQQIEEYIATWEIHESWLHWTEFLQEEELKNSKRYHYRVCWSTPTRRKPIPRATASVYFVIEISKIKPATLPVEVFFVLESSRLIHRPEKCRFREKWLKDIIENKIILMESLTF from the exons ATGGACAAGGGAGAGGAGGATGGTGCCATCAAGGAAAAAGCACGCGTTTTCATTGAAAGCGTGATAAGCGATGCAAAGGAGTATCATCTAGATttgcaaaaaaaggagaaag aagctgAATATGTCAGCAAAAATATTGAGTGGACCACATGCAAGAAGTTCACCGTGGAGAGAGGACAGCAGCAGATCGAAGAATACATTGCT ACGTGGGAGATTCATGAAAGCTGGCTTCACTGGACAGaatttctccaggaagaagagctgaagaaTAGCAAGAGGTACCACTACAGAGTTTGCTGGAGCACCCCAACACGCAGAAAACCCATCCCACGAGCAACAGCAAGCGTCTATTTCGTTATAGAGATCTCCAAAATCAAACCAGCT ACCTTGCCCGTGGAGGTATTCTTCGTTCTGGAATCGAGCAGGCTGATTCACAG GCCAGAAAAGTGTCGATTTAGAGAAAAGTGGCTTAAGGacataattgaaaataaaatcatcCTCATGGAAAGCCTTACTTTCTAA